The Saprospiraceae bacterium genome includes a window with the following:
- a CDS encoding glycosyltransferase family 4 protein, producing MNIGVNARLLTSDKFEGIQRYIYETTFRMASVHPEDQFYLFFDRKVHPAFVFPENVHCIVIPLQARHFILWHIWFEYLLPFYLKKYKIDVLYSGDTYLSLNTRVPTLLVCHDLAYIHYPEHIPSTPLFHYRHFFPKYHQKAKHIIAVSEATKSDIIRQFGTDPSKISIGYNAADLKLHPLSDEVKIKVKAKLTGGHPYIFYLGSLHPRKNIIRLIEAFKVFKKQHKSDYKLVLAGRMAWKSEEIEYFIKDTPDVLHIGMIDDNDKKKVLGAADLMVYVSLFEGFGIPLIEAMAAGVPVVSSSVSSMPEVAGDAAILCNPFDIADIAEAISKGISDNLLRQKLIEKGLERVHYFDWNRTAEIIYLKLTEIKVD from the coding sequence ATGAATATAGGTGTTAATGCGAGGCTTCTGACAAGTGATAAGTTTGAAGGTATTCAACGATATATTTACGAGACTACATTCAGAATGGCGTCTGTACATCCTGAGGATCAATTTTATCTCTTTTTTGACAGAAAGGTACATCCGGCATTTGTTTTTCCGGAAAATGTGCATTGTATTGTTATCCCGCTTCAAGCCAGACATTTTATATTATGGCATATTTGGTTTGAATATCTGCTACCTTTTTATTTAAAGAAGTATAAGATAGACGTATTATATTCAGGTGATACATATTTGAGCCTTAATACCAGAGTTCCAACTTTGCTTGTATGTCATGATTTGGCATATATTCATTATCCGGAGCATATTCCTTCTACTCCTTTATTCCATTATCGACATTTTTTTCCAAAATACCATCAAAAAGCAAAACATATCATTGCAGTATCGGAAGCCACAAAAAGTGATATCATCCGACAATTCGGAACGGACCCATCTAAAATTTCAATTGGGTATAATGCTGCAGATTTAAAATTACACCCCTTATCGGATGAGGTAAAAATTAAGGTAAAAGCAAAGTTGACAGGTGGTCATCCATACATATTTTATCTCGGTTCACTTCATCCCAGAAAAAATATAATTCGACTGATTGAAGCGTTTAAAGTTTTCAAAAAGCAACATAAATCAGATTATAAACTGGTATTGGCAGGAAGAATGGCCTGGAAATCAGAAGAAATTGAGTATTTCATTAAAGATACGCCGGATGTTTTACATATTGGGATGATAGACGATAATGACAAAAAAAAGGTACTGGGTGCAGCCGATCTGATGGTGTATGTCTCTCTTTTTGAAGGATTCGGCATACCTTTAATTGAAGCAATGGCTGCCGGTGTTCCTGTCGTTTCGTCTTCCGTTTCTTCTATGCCGGAAGTAGCAGGAGATGCGGCAATCTTATGTAATCCCTTTGACATTGCTGATATCGCTGAAGCAATCAGTAAAGGAATATCCGATAATCTATTGAGACAAAAGCTGATAGAAAAAGGGTTGGAAAGAGTCCACTATTTTGATTGGAATAGAACTGCCGAAATCATTTATTTAAAATTGACAGAAATTAAAGTAGATTAA
- the nadB gene encoding L-aspartate oxidase, giving the protein MKTDILVIGAGVAGFSFAIRMAEKRPDLTITVLTKTNEKESNTSYAQGGVAAVWDKDIDNFKKHIEDTLDAGDGICDPEIVKIVVKEGPERVKEIIEWGARFDKNNQGTYDLGREGGHSENRILHYKDITGWEIQRTLNEKAKQYPNIIFYEHYFAIDIITQHHLGRNITRLTPDIECYGAYVLNKHSKEIETILSKVTVLATGGAGQVYKATTNPVIATGDGIAMLYRAKGRAANMEFIQFHPTSLYNPAGENPAFLVSEAVRGFGGILRTTDGQEFMHKYDTRLSLAPRDIVARAIDNEMKIRGDEFVYLDCTHLDPVAFYNHFPNITDKCKSIGIDPSKDYIPVVPACHYLCGGVVTDKMGRTSIRNLYAAGECTNTGLHGANRLASNSLLEGLVFADRIHLDILKSIDNLSIRTGIPEWNAEGTTEPNEMVLITQSLKELKEIMSSYVGIVRTDVRLKRALDRLHLLYSETELLYHTTVLSPQLCELRNLITIAYLITRAAQMRKESRGLHYNTDYPDKFDFIETSWL; this is encoded by the coding sequence ATGAAAACAGACATTTTGGTGATTGGAGCAGGTGTTGCAGGATTTTCTTTTGCCATCAGAATGGCAGAAAAAAGACCGGATCTAACGATTACGGTATTAACCAAAACGAATGAAAAAGAAAGTAATACCAGTTATGCCCAGGGAGGTGTAGCGGCTGTGTGGGATAAAGATATTGATAATTTCAAAAAACATATTGAAGATACGCTGGATGCAGGGGACGGTATTTGTGACCCCGAAATAGTTAAAATTGTAGTCAAAGAAGGCCCCGAAAGAGTGAAAGAAATCATTGAATGGGGAGCCCGATTTGATAAAAATAATCAAGGCACTTATGATCTGGGAAGAGAAGGCGGACACTCTGAAAACCGCATCCTGCATTATAAGGACATCACGGGTTGGGAGATTCAACGGACACTGAATGAAAAAGCAAAACAATATCCCAATATAATATTTTATGAACATTACTTTGCAATTGATATCATTACACAACATCATTTGGGTAGGAATATAACCAGACTTACTCCCGATATAGAATGTTATGGTGCTTACGTGCTGAATAAACACAGCAAAGAAATTGAAACTATTCTATCTAAAGTGACTGTTTTGGCTACCGGCGGTGCAGGTCAGGTATATAAAGCAACAACTAATCCCGTTATTGCAACAGGTGACGGTATAGCCATGTTGTACAGAGCCAAAGGAAGAGCAGCAAACATGGAGTTCATCCAGTTTCACCCAACATCATTGTATAATCCTGCAGGAGAAAACCCCGCATTTTTGGTCTCTGAAGCGGTAAGAGGTTTTGGCGGAATCCTAAGAACTACGGACGGCCAAGAGTTTATGCATAAATATGATACCAGATTATCCCTCGCCCCGCGTGATATTGTAGCACGAGCCATTGACAATGAAATGAAGATACGTGGAGACGAGTTTGTCTATCTGGATTGCACACATCTTGATCCGGTTGCATTTTATAATCATTTTCCTAATATTACCGATAAATGCAAAAGTATCGGAATAGACCCGTCAAAAGATTACATTCCGGTCGTTCCTGCATGTCATTACTTGTGCGGTGGTGTTGTAACTGATAAAATGGGAAGAACTTCCATCCGGAATTTATATGCAGCAGGAGAATGTACCAATACAGGTTTGCATGGTGCAAACCGGCTGGCTTCCAACTCTTTGCTGGAGGGGCTTGTATTTGCCGACCGTATTCATTTGGATATTCTAAAAAGTATAGATAATCTTTCGATCAGAACCGGTATTCCGGAATGGAATGCAGAAGGTACAACTGAGCCTAATGAAATGGTCCTCATTACCCAGAGTCTGAAAGAACTGAAAGAAATCATGAGCAGCTATGTAGGTATTGTCCGTACGGATGTAAGGCTGAAAAGAGCATTGGACAGGTTACATTTATTGTATAGTGAAACAGAATTGTTATACCATACAACCGTCCTTTCTCCACAATTATGTGAATTGCGGAATCTGATAACGATCGCTTATCTGATTACCAGGGCTGCTCAGATGAGAAAAGAAAGTCGCGGGTTGCATTACAATACCGATTATCCTGATAAGTTTGACTTTATAGAAACCAGTTGGCTGTAA
- a CDS encoding DUF4199 domain-containing protein has product MDLQNNWLKYGIIYAAISILISLISFYVYQIGIWTMMLVSFVIMIIIFIAAAKAEKSLNDGILPYGKALKLTFLTGFVGFLIASVFSIILTTLIDPSVVDVIREQALESSRSLMEKLGTPEDVISEAMDKAEEDFDNRFTVTGQLLNILTSSIFVLIIAAIVSIFVKKDEQFA; this is encoded by the coding sequence ATGGATTTACAAAACAACTGGCTTAAATACGGCATCATATATGCGGCCATCAGCATTTTAATCTCATTGATTAGTTTTTATGTGTATCAAATAGGAATCTGGACAATGATGTTGGTGTCATTTGTTATCATGATTATTATTTTTATAGCTGCTGCCAAAGCTGAAAAAAGCCTAAATGACGGAATTCTTCCTTACGGAAAAGCATTAAAATTAACCTTTCTGACCGGTTTTGTTGGATTTCTTATTGCGAGTGTGTTTTCTATTATCCTTACCACACTAATTGATCCTTCTGTAGTAGATGTTATCAGAGAACAGGCACTTGAATCTTCCAGGTCTTTGATGGAAAAACTTGGAACTCCTGAAGATGTTATCAGTGAAGCAATGGACAAAGCAGAAGAAGATTTTGATAATCGATTTACGGTAACGGGACAGTTATTAAATATTCTGACAAGTTCTATATTCGTATTAATCATTGCAGCGATAGTATCCATTTTTGTTAAAAAGGATGAGCAGTTTGCTTAA